The nucleotide sequence GAGTGGGGTGTCCTCCTGGCATCTAGTTGGTAAAGGCtggggatgctgctaaatatctcAGACTGCTCAGAGTGTGTGCTCAAAATAGTATGTCCATGACCCCCATTGCCCTTGCCCCTCAAACAGAATCGTCTGGTCCAACAAGTCAGCAGCACCCAGGATGAGAAATCCTGTTCTAAAGTATTAAGCAAGATGTATGGAAACCATGGAGCAAGTACAAAATACTTGAGTACAAAGTAAGTTGTTGATACATGACAATGGACTCATGGAGAGTCAAGGTAATCCAGAAACAGTACCACGTGGCAGCGTTGGAGATATACAGACCTACCAATGAAGTTCAGCGcaaaagactttttaaagtttGCCAAGCTTTGAGCTCCAGGGCCCCTTCCAAAGCCATGTactcttatatgtatatatgtgagtgtGCATATTGATGACATCCTCCCAAAAGGATGTTTCAAGCCCCAGAAAACTAAGGTTCTCCTACTGGCCGCCACCACttcctttatttataaaatttataaatatttttggaacTCGAGCCCTTTGCAGTGGAAGGACAGagtttcaaccactggactgccagggaagtccatccacCTAGCTGGCTGTGTAACCCTGGGCAAAGAGCTTCACCTCTTTGAATGTCACTTTCCTTATCTTACAGAGCGCTGAAAAACCGTAGCTTTCTCGTTAAGTTACTGTGAGGctcaaataaaatcatatatataacGTGCCTAATACAACACAGTACATAGGAAATGCTCGACTAATGTCAATTATCATTATGACTGTGACTACTAGTCCCGTTAGAAAAGCAGAAGGGGTGGGGTATATTATGCGCCGTATTGCCTAGCTCGAGCCCAACAAGTCACAGAGGAGGGGACCCAGAGTGTGGCCAGGGCATTCATGCAACCCGCACCTATCAAGCCCACAGTGGACCAAACCTTCCGCTGAGCCCCAGGCCTTCGGAGACGGCTTGCACCAGCACCCGCTGCCCTCACACTGCCCCCACGTCCAAACCGCGCGTGCCAGGCTCCGGCTGCCCGGAGCGACGAAAGCGCAGACCCGACCGCCGGCCCGCGGCTACTCACCCAGGTTCTGCTCACGCAGCACTGCATACGGCCGGCTCCGCTCTGGAGGCTCCACGGGGGTCGGGGCCTCCGCCTGTCCCAGCAGGAGGCTGCACAGTCCAACGCAAAGCCACTGCCACACTGAACGCAGCATCTTCCCTGACAGTAGGTGGAAGGCTAGCCACTTCCGCCGGAAGCCCCGTCCCGTCTCCTCCCGCGTACCACCTTCTACTGTACCGGGAGAGCGTGGTTGCCAGGGTAACTGTACGTCCCCCGCCAGAGTTCAGCCCTCAGTACGGTTCCTCGGGGATCCACGTTCCTCCAAGATCAACGTTTCCACCCGGCCCAATTTTCAGGGGAATCGCCGTTCCGTCCAGGCAATGTCCACTTCCAACACAGTTCCGTCCTGACCAACGTTCCCCCTTCCTTTGAGTTCCAGGTTGGCCCCCTTGCATAGAGGTTTCTTAGGTCCATTTAGGACCTCTGGAAGGTGTTTTACGAATCCATGTATTTTCCTACTAAATCTTCACCACAggcctaaaaaagaaaagacactattcctattttacaaatgCCACCTTCTCAGGGAGTTTTTACCTGGACACGGTTTTCTAAAATGCTAACCTTCCCACTGCTTCTGTATATATTCTCCCTACTCTTTAACCTCTCTCATCCCCTCATAACCCCTTCCCGTTTACCCTATACATTTAATCTACATTTTGTTATTTTGACTAAAAAAGTGCACAATGTTacagttgtgagttaagttttatttgggggcaaaGTAAGGACTACAGCTCAGGAGACAGCCTCTTAGATAACTCTGAAGAACCACTCTGAAGTGGTAGGGGGCAAGTCGGTGTAAATGTGATTGTTAGTCCAAGTTCGTGTGCCCAagggcacagtgaggccaaacaaaccaaaacgtcagagtttggagcagagaaaggtttactgcAGGGCTATTTAAGGAGACATATATCTTATACCCCCAAAAGCCCCTCCCTACCCCCAAGGGGTTcagtaaagcatttttaaaagccagctGGAGGTGGAGGCGGGGAGAGGGGACGTCTCAGGGTCtgtgatcagctcatgcacagttctctgattggctgatAGTGAGGGAACAGGGGTAGTGTTACAGGGGTTAACTTTATCAGTCCTTAGTCTCCAGGAGGCATGGGGCTatgtgctcatggtcatcaagAAGTTAACGTTTTCCATTTGGTGGGGGGTTTTCACATCCGCCAAACAAATGTGTGCAATTCCATAAGTGTGCATCAAATACTATTATCTAAGTactttgagttcagttcagtcgctcagtcgtgtccgactctttgcgaccccatgaacctcagcacgccatcaccaactcctggagtttacccaaactcatgtccaatgagtcggtgatgccatccaatcatctgatcctctgtcatccccttctcctcctgccttcagtctttccctacatcagggtcttttcaaatgggtcagctcttctcttcaggtggccaaaatattggagtttcagcttcaacatcagtccttccaatgaacacccaggactgatttcctttaggatggactggttggactctcaggagtcttctccaacaccacagttcaaaggcatcaattcttcagtgctcagctttctttatagtccaactctcacatccatacttgactattggaaaaaccatagccttgactagacagacctttgttgacaaagtaatgtctctgttttttaatatgctgtctagattggtcataactttccttccaaggagtaagcgtcttctaatttcatgactgcagtcaccatctgcagtgattttggagcccaaaaaaatagtcagccactgtttccactgttttcccatctatttgccatgaagtgatgggactggatgcctgatcttagttttctgaatgttgagctttaagccaattttttcactctcctctttcactttcatcaagaggctcttcagttcttcttcactttctgccataagggtggtgtcatctgcatatctgaggttactgatatttctccctgcaatcttgattccagcttgtgcttcctccagcccagcatttctcatgatgtactctgcatattagttaaaaaagaaggatgacaatatacagtcttgatgtactccttttcttatttggaaccagtctgttgttcgatgtccagttctaactgttgcttcttgacctgcatacaggtttatcaagaggcaggtcaggtggtctggtattcccatctctttcagaattttccacagtttattgtgatccacacagtcaaagccttaggagctaaagcagaggatatggggaaggcctgtcctgggaaggccccacaGAGTCCAGCTCAGTTATAAGACTTTAAGAAAGAGGGATCCGTGTGGTCAGGCACACATTTTGGCAGAGGTTTACTACTAGTCAGAAGGAGCTGGTGTCTctattaatgattttagtgcttttctagatttAAGAAGGTTCAAGGATTTGGGGCTCATAAAATATCCTAAGAAATACTTAACTATCTGAAGTTTTTCCAGAGCAcaaagtgcctcattcctgatctctgccctgaactcctttcagggtgtgTTGAAAGTCACTGACTGCAGTGGCTCATGAATTCATCCATGTAAACACAGAAGGCAAGTGACAATTTTTAGTTGGCTTTGAGTACCTGCCACCCTCCTAGGATGTAAGGTCTGTAAGGGGCAGAGATTTGTCATTGCTCACTGTTGTCCCAGAGTCTGGAAGGGTAGCACATTATGTTCTAGGAATGTTGGCTGAATAAATGAGGAAGCAGCTTAGTTAAGTGTTTGGCCCAGTGCTGCACAGAGTAAATGGCAGAACTACACCTTGACTCAGGTATAGTTCGGAATCTTTTACTATTTGCTGAGAAGATgaaactgagaaatggaatatttcctgccatatcagtaaacaaggatgtcacagtcatgagtgactgcagccctccagcgtGAATTCATGAGCCCTAAGGGCactgggggagggagaagaatATCTGAGATCTGACAGCTATtgggctgcagccactccccatggTGAACCTCCAGGGAGCCAGAGGTTCTGTGAAAAACACAGAATACTGGCCCAGGATAGCTGacatgcatatgaaaggaatgatttcagtgatccCAGACTCTTCcatctttccatacatagaaaaacacagaataacttaacttgggatatctagttttctttaattaataataatcccCTGATGTTcggactacctgccctttgttgtaaaacttctatataacctgactccttccctcacctcctcagagcagttctctcagggttacttgagatgctgtctccaggacttcaagtcctaaaaattccttctgaagaaacatagctttcaaCTTTTAGGtgtggatatttttttttcagttgacaaaaCCAACACAGAAGAAAGGAGGTTTGCGACGACTGCAGAGATGGAAATGAAGTCGGATGACATTAGCATCTAGCTCCAAACACCTAGGCTAGACTTTGCAGTCACTTAAGCtgataaatttctttctttttcaaaacatttttattttctggttacaccatggaatcttagttccatgaccagggatcaaacgcacatGGAAACACCCTTTGGAAACACAATCTTAATCCCTGGACTACCAAGGAGGTCTTCCttcctttaattcttttctttagttTATTTGTTGAGTCAGGTGGTTGTGATTTTCACCCCAAAGGATCCCTACGTGGTAGACCTGCAGAAACCTGAGTTGAATAAGAAATATCCAACTATTTTTAGCAAAGGGTCTGTCTGTCTCAATTGTTGACCTGTCCTTTCAGCTGAAGTAGGACCCAGCCAGCTTTACTCTCACCTCCACCCTCTCCTGTCCTTAATTCATTTCTTCACATGTTGACCTGAAACAGGAAATCCACACATGACCTTCACATTCTTttagaccatttttttttcttacttgggCACTTGGGATTACATTTTCAAAAAGCCCCAGCAGAAGTCGAGTgtcaagggactttcctggtggtccaatagttaagattctgtgctcccaatgtaggggacccaggtgcaatccctggccaggaaactaagatcccacatgccactcaatgaggttaaaaaaaacatGGAGTGCCAGATAATGATAAGAGACTGGCTTCCAAGaaagttatatattatatttaaagtacAGTTGCAAATGTATATTTTCACCTACATTTACTGCAGGGAAGCAGCTGTCTTCTGTACCATCTGCCCCTTTTTGTTGTTAATCaagtttgcatttttcatttttctcaaacaGAAACATGTTTATGCTCCTGTGTCCTGGGACAGGGTGAAATTTAGCTTCATCCACATTCTAATTTAAAACCATCAACTTGGCAAATTTTACTCTCCATCAGTTTGAGTACATCTACTTTAAGCACTTTGAAAatcacctctttttttttgtttgtttgatgacGCTAGTCACAATTCTACTTCACAGAACAATGTCCCTTTTGGGGTGAGGGTGGTCTGTATAAAAGAACCTTCTCTTTTGCATAAGTGATCTTTAAAAGTTTGTTGTTAAGACTCAGGAACTAACTCCTACAACTAGTAAACCATTTGGAACCTTGGTTCCAAACACTTTCTAAGCACTTACTTTCAATCAACAGGATACAAACCTTCTCCTCTCCCCCTACCTCCAGTACACCACTAGTCTATGTTCCGTGTCTACAGACTTGCCTAATCTGGGCATTTCATGTAAGTGGACTCAtacaatatgtttttatttttatctttggacTAACTTCTCTCCCTTAGATACATAAAGGAGACATGCTTATGTTCACCTGGAGGCCTGTTCAAAATCATTCATTGCAGAATCGTTCTGAGTAACCGCCGAGGGAAATGACATGGGTTATAGTACATAAAACACAGAGGAGGTAAACTAATTGTGCTTATTCATACCATGTTATATACTGAGCCAGCAATTCAAAATAAACTCTTGCTTCTCATAACAACCTCAATGAATTCAAATACTATTCAGACATAATATTCAGCCAAACACAAAGGAGTTCAGActtgtgtttccatttatttgatatcaaaagcagagaaatcTAAAATACGGTGATCATAGTCAGAATGTTGGGTTCCTACTGGGGGGTTACTGACTGGAAAATGGTAAAAACCATCCTGTCTATGTCTTTCAGAAGTTCTGTATATTGATTTGGATGTTGGCCATACACACGTTGgggcttccatgatagctcagttggtaaagaatccgtctgcaatgcaggagaccctggttcaattcctgggtcaggaagatccactggagaagagataggctactcactccaatattcttgggcttcctttgtggctcagctggtaaagaatccacctgccattcgggagacctgggttcaacccctaggttgggaagattctctagagaaaggagaggctaccactccagtgttctagcctagggaactccatggactataaagtccatgggatcacaaagaatcagacgcgactgagatgttcactttcacttttcatatacacatttatatatacaagAGACCATCAAGTTGTATACTTAATATCTATGTACTCTATAATATGTAAAGCAGTCATCAGatgaaaaacaaataccaaaaatatttttctcacaaAGCGAACTTCTGGCCCTGGTGTTTCCCCCTTGAATCCTTACAAGTATTTAAGACAGAAATAATGCCAATCTTCAACACATTCCTCAAGAGAACAGATTTAGGGGGACCACACCCACCCTGTTTTTATCAGTTTTGATAACAACTTCACAATAGACATTATAGGAAAAGGGCAATCACAGGCCAAACTCTTCTGGATGGTGATGCCAAAACCCAATGCAAATCATTGGCAGTCTGGATTCAGAgtttgggctgtttgtttttcactttttggctgCTGAATCTGGCCTCACCATGGATCGAAACATTGCCCTCTGaaactgggagtgcagagttttaaccagtggatggccagggaagtcccatagattcagagatttttaaaaagaaagtgggaTTTGGTGGCAGGATTTCCATCAGGATCACTGGCTGTTTGGAGGATGCCTTGGAGAGTGgtggtgcagcggtaaagaatccacctgccaatgcaggacacacaggagacaccagtttgatctctgggtcaggaagatcccctggagaaggaaatgcaaacccacaccagtattcttgcctggagagtcccatggacagaggagactggtaggctacagtccatggggttgcagagtcgggtacgactgagcatgcatgcttacGCTTACTTACTTGATGATTGGAGAGAAGGGACAAAGCCATTGGGGTTAGTGAAATAAACATTTGGTGACAGAAGTTAGAAGGGCCTGGGTCATCCTCAGGGATAGTCCCGGGGTGGAGTTTCTAGGGTGGGCCTCTGGAGAGGTCCCTCtcggaggaggagacgggagtcTGCCCTCTGCTTCTACAGGGTCTGGGGATGGAGGAGAAACCTGCAGGGCCTGGATCCTGGTGAGCCTTCAGAGCCAGTGCAGGCCAGGGCCCTTCCTCagtccctccccagcccaggctgCCCAGACAGCGGCTCACCTCAGTAGTCAgtgagaggcttccctggcggctcagtagcaaataatccacctgtcaatgcaggagacaggggttcgatccctgatctgggaggaccccacgtgccttggagcaactaagcccattcaccacaagtactgggcctgtgctctagagcccacatgtcacaactactgaagccagcctgccctagagcctgtgttccacaagaagagaagccactgcaatgaggagccccctcaccacaactagagggtacccctgctctccacaaccagagaaaagcccatgcagcaagggagacccagcatggccagaaATAAgtgagtaaattaaaaaaaa is from Muntiacus reevesi chromosome 13, mMunRee1.1, whole genome shotgun sequence and encodes:
- the C13H12orf76 gene encoding uncharacterized protein C12orf76 homolog, with translation MVEGGTREETGRGFRRKWLAFHLLSGKMLRSVWQWLCVGLCSLLLGQAEAPTPVEPPERSRPYAVLREQNLVLMGTIFSILLVTVILMAFCVYKPIRRR